One Thomasclavelia spiroformis DSM 1552 DNA window includes the following coding sequences:
- a CDS encoding D-alanine--D-alanine ligase family protein yields MKQKLLVLCGGQSSEHIVSRMSCTSVLNNLNHDKYDITLVGIDLDGKWYRLNHDQDDLSLDSWLDNSVEVENVFELLKEHDVAFPVLHGLYGEDGTIQGLFELTKIPYVGARVLCSSVSMDKIYTKKILDTVKIPQVKSAYVKKRYDNRLVIITKDFEEIYDVEEYIVNEIGMPCFIKASRSGSSLGCYRCDNREDLIGKLEAAAKYDRHIVVEENIDCIELETAVLGNDDVIVSRVGQIMPHGEFYTFESKYEDAESKTCIPALVDEKIQEKIREYAIKAFKAVDGHGLSRVDFFLDKKTNNIYLNEINTMPGFTKISMYPQLMNDFGISYSDLLDKLIELAMEK; encoded by the coding sequence GTGAAACAAAAGTTATTAGTTTTATGTGGGGGACAATCAAGTGAACATATTGTTTCTAGAATGTCTTGTACGTCAGTATTAAATAATTTAAATCATGATAAGTATGATATTACTTTAGTTGGGATTGATTTAGATGGTAAGTGGTATCGTTTGAATCATGATCAAGATGATTTATCGTTAGATAGTTGGCTTGATAATAGTGTTGAAGTTGAAAATGTTTTTGAATTATTAAAAGAGCATGATGTTGCTTTTCCAGTTTTACATGGTTTATATGGTGAAGATGGAACGATTCAAGGATTATTTGAATTAACTAAAATACCATATGTAGGAGCACGTGTATTATGTTCGAGTGTTTCAATGGATAAGATATATACAAAAAAAATTCTAGATACAGTTAAAATTCCACAAGTTAAATCAGCGTATGTAAAAAAACGTTATGATAATAGATTGGTAATTATAACAAAAGATTTTGAAGAAATTTATGATGTTGAAGAATATATTGTAAATGAAATAGGAATGCCTTGTTTTATTAAAGCTAGTCGTTCAGGTTCAAGTTTAGGATGTTATCGTTGTGATAATCGAGAAGATTTAATTGGTAAACTAGAAGCAGCTGCTAAATATGATCGTCATATTGTTGTAGAAGAGAATATTGATTGTATTGAGTTAGAAACAGCTGTTTTAGGTAATGATGATGTAATTGTTTCTCGAGTTGGTCAAATTATGCCTCATGGTGAGTTTTATACGTTTGAATCTAAATATGAGGATGCTGAAAGTAAGACATGTATACCGGCATTAGTTGACGAAAAAATTCAAGAGAAAATTAGAGAATATGCAATTAAAGCCTTTAAGGCAGTTGATGGTCATGGATTAAGTAGAGTTGATTTTTTCTTGGATAAGAAAACGAATAATATTTATTTAAATGAAATAAATACGATGCCAGGTTTTACAAAAATTTCAATGTATCCACAATTGATGAATGATTTTGGAATTAGTTATTCTGATTTATTGGATAAATTAATTGAATTGGCAATGGAAAAATAA